Proteins co-encoded in one Hymenobacter swuensis DY53 genomic window:
- a CDS encoding UDP-N-acetylmuramate--L-alanine ligase: MSALARWFRANGYAVSGYDKTPTPLTEALTAEGIAIHYQDAVDNIPPEVRRNREQTLVVLTPAIPKDHQEWAWLREQGYDIQKRSQVLGLLTQGRPTIAVAGTHGKTTTSSMVAHLLHHAGVPCAAFLGGISVNLGSNLLLPGEGMKNKEVETSNSSSSTEAPTTNNRQPTTSTIPVVVEADEYDRSFLTLFPTVAIVTSTDADHLDIYGHKEALVESFRQFVGQIQPGGTLIINHTADPSVAAAAPEGVRVIRYGLSLEEGPELYATNITAQGHQFHFALHSPQGTTDGLVLAVPGYHNVENMLAASCVAELYGLGPDQLRAAVAAYKGVKRRFEFILTAGTVAAPKVYVDDYAHHPREIEAFLRSVRALYPGRRLRVIFQPHLFSRTRDFAPGFAESLSLADEVVLLDIYPARELPMPGITSELILSQITAAEKSLQTKAEILRNAETNPNFDVLATVGAGDIDQLVPQLKNILDIRWNGAEA; this comes from the coding sequence ATGTCGGCGCTGGCGCGGTGGTTCCGGGCTAATGGCTATGCCGTGAGTGGCTACGACAAAACGCCTACCCCGCTAACGGAAGCTCTGACGGCCGAAGGTATTGCCATCCACTACCAGGATGCTGTGGACAATATTCCGCCGGAAGTGCGCCGGAACCGGGAGCAGACGCTGGTAGTCCTCACGCCGGCCATTCCGAAGGACCACCAGGAATGGGCCTGGCTGCGGGAGCAGGGCTACGATATTCAGAAACGCAGCCAGGTGCTGGGCCTGCTCACTCAAGGCCGTCCTACCATTGCCGTAGCTGGCACCCACGGCAAAACCACTACCAGCAGCATGGTGGCCCACCTGCTGCACCATGCCGGCGTGCCCTGCGCCGCTTTCCTGGGTGGCATCAGCGTAAATCTGGGCTCTAACTTGCTGCTGCCGGGGGAGGGAATGAAGAATAAAGAAGTAGAAACGAGCAATTCTTCCTCGTCTACCGAAGCCCCAACAACTAACAACCGGCAACCAACAACCAGCACCATTCCGGTGGTAGTAGAGGCCGATGAGTACGACCGGAGCTTCCTGACCCTGTTTCCCACCGTGGCCATCGTCACCAGCACCGATGCCGACCACCTCGATATCTATGGCCACAAGGAAGCTCTGGTAGAGTCGTTCCGGCAGTTTGTGGGCCAGATTCAGCCGGGCGGCACGCTCATCATCAACCATACTGCCGACCCCAGCGTGGCGGCGGCCGCGCCCGAGGGCGTGCGCGTCATTCGTTACGGCCTTTCGCTTGAGGAAGGGCCGGAATTGTATGCCACCAACATCACCGCCCAGGGCCACCAGTTTCACTTTGCCCTGCACAGCCCTCAAGGCACCACCGATGGCTTGGTACTGGCCGTTCCTGGCTACCACAACGTGGAAAACATGCTGGCCGCCTCCTGCGTGGCCGAACTCTACGGCCTCGGCCCCGATCAACTGCGCGCTGCCGTGGCAGCCTATAAGGGGGTAAAGCGCCGCTTCGAGTTTATTCTGACGGCTGGTACTGTTGCTGCGCCCAAGGTATATGTGGATGACTACGCCCATCACCCACGCGAAATAGAGGCTTTTCTTCGTTCTGTGCGCGCCCTATATCCGGGGCGGCGGCTCCGCGTCATCTTCCAGCCCCATCTGTTCAGCCGCACCCGCGACTTTGCCCCGGGATTCGCTGAAAGTCTGAGTCTTGCCGATGAAGTGGTGCTGCTGGATATCTACCCGGCCCGGGAGCTACCCATGCCCGGTATTACCTCCGAATTGATTTTGTCCCAAATAACTGCCGCAGAAAAATCGTTGCAGACGAAAGCAGAAATTTTGCGGAATGCCGAAACCAATCCGAATTTTGACGTATTAGCCACGGTTGGGGCGGGAGACATTGATCAACTGGTGCCTCAATTAAAGAATATTTTGGATATTCGCTGGAATGGAGCTGAAGCGTAA
- a CDS encoding cell division protein FtsQ/DivIB, which translates to MELKRKANNLLFASACLLLLVGLGAFAAVKQANRPVNGVIVSISNEFNNFFISEREVTSLLTRKGEERLEGARPSEVDLKALEARLKAHSFVKEAQVYRDLAGNLHADVRQNRPIARLVHADSRQDSYLDTDGNRLPLSPLFTARVVPISRSGGQPLTAGFFQDSTGEQYLKFLRYIDEKPFWRAQVAEVFVGPNGKISFTQQVGDQRIEFGFPDNISEKFAKLMVFYRQIPPVLGWDTYHRVNVEFKDQIICE; encoded by the coding sequence ATGGAGCTGAAGCGTAAAGCCAATAACCTATTGTTTGCCTCTGCCTGCCTGCTACTGCTGGTCGGGCTCGGAGCATTTGCTGCCGTAAAACAAGCCAACCGGCCTGTAAACGGGGTTATTGTGTCCATCAGCAATGAGTTCAACAACTTCTTCATCAGTGAGCGGGAAGTAACCAGTCTGCTCACCCGTAAGGGCGAGGAACGCTTGGAAGGAGCCCGCCCCAGCGAGGTTGATCTGAAGGCCTTGGAAGCCCGGCTGAAAGCGCACAGCTTCGTAAAGGAAGCGCAGGTGTATCGTGACTTGGCCGGCAACCTGCACGCCGATGTGCGGCAGAACCGACCCATTGCCCGCCTCGTGCATGCCGATTCGCGGCAGGATAGCTACTTGGATACCGATGGCAACCGGTTGCCTCTCTCGCCCCTGTTCACTGCCCGTGTAGTACCCATTTCTCGCTCGGGCGGCCAGCCGCTAACTGCCGGGTTTTTTCAGGACAGCACCGGCGAGCAATACCTGAAGTTTCTGCGCTATATCGATGAGAAACCCTTCTGGCGGGCTCAGGTAGCCGAGGTGTTTGTCGGCCCGAACGGTAAGATTTCGTTTACCCAGCAAGTAGGTGACCAACGGATAGAATTTGGCTTTCCTGACAATATTTCAGAAAAATTTGCGAAACTGATGGTATTTTACCGTCAAATTCCCCCGGTCCTTGGCTGGGACACGTACCATCGTGTCAACGTCGAGTTCAAAGACCAAATCATCTGCGAATAA
- the ftsA gene encoding cell division protein FtsA, whose translation MQHDKIVVGLDIGTTKICALVGRKNEFGKLEILGMGKAVSEGVVRGIVSNIDKTVDAIKKAIRQAEEQSGINIGVVNVGIAGQHIKSLQHNGSITRASADNEITQADVERLTSDMYRLVTPPGSQIIHVMPQDYKVDYEEGILDPVGMSGVRLEGNFHIITAQSTAINNIYKCVTKAGLEIDNLILEPLASSMSVLSDEEKEAGVALIDIGGGTTDLAVFKDGIIRHAAVLPFGGNIITSDIKQGCLVMQNQAEQLKVKFGKAIAEEASDYEIVSIPGLRDRAPKEISLKNLAYIIEARMEEIVELVYAEIQRLGFQDKLAAGIVLTGGGSQLQNLVQLAEYVTGMDTRIGYPNEHLGKSKIEAVKSPMYATTVGLVLAGYRSIDDRLAQRPYDEPEQNYYRAAPETRTASVAAPQPAAQPQPQTQPAAQPASEQAKKSSGAGDFFQKIISRTKGLLIDDFDDKQY comes from the coding sequence ATGCAACACGATAAGATTGTAGTCGGCCTCGATATCGGCACCACCAAAATCTGCGCCCTAGTTGGGCGCAAAAATGAATTTGGGAAGCTCGAAATCCTGGGCATGGGGAAAGCCGTGTCGGAGGGCGTCGTGCGCGGCATTGTGTCGAATATCGATAAGACGGTGGATGCCATTAAAAAGGCAATCCGGCAGGCGGAAGAGCAGTCGGGCATCAACATCGGGGTGGTGAACGTGGGTATTGCCGGCCAGCATATCAAAAGCCTGCAGCACAACGGCAGCATCACCCGTGCTTCGGCTGATAACGAAATCACCCAGGCCGACGTGGAGCGCCTCACCAGCGACATGTACCGGCTGGTTACGCCTCCCGGCTCCCAGATTATCCACGTAATGCCCCAGGACTATAAGGTGGATTATGAGGAAGGTATTCTGGACCCCGTAGGCATGTCAGGTGTGCGGTTGGAGGGTAATTTCCACATCATTACCGCGCAGAGCACGGCCATCAACAATATCTACAAGTGCGTCACCAAGGCTGGCCTTGAAATTGACAACCTGATTCTGGAGCCGCTGGCGTCCAGCATGTCGGTGCTGTCTGACGAGGAAAAGGAAGCCGGCGTGGCCTTGATCGACATTGGGGGCGGCACAACTGACCTAGCGGTGTTCAAGGATGGCATCATCCGTCACGCGGCGGTGCTGCCTTTCGGCGGTAACATCATCACGTCCGATATCAAGCAGGGTTGCTTGGTGATGCAGAACCAGGCCGAGCAACTGAAAGTGAAGTTCGGAAAAGCCATTGCCGAGGAAGCTTCCGATTACGAAATCGTAAGCATTCCGGGTCTGCGCGACCGGGCTCCCAAGGAAATCAGCCTCAAAAATCTGGCCTACATCATTGAGGCCCGGATGGAGGAAATTGTGGAGCTGGTGTACGCCGAAATCCAGCGGTTGGGCTTCCAAGACAAGCTGGCCGCCGGCATCGTGCTGACGGGTGGTGGTTCGCAGCTACAGAATCTGGTGCAGCTGGCCGAATACGTGACTGGTATGGACACCCGCATTGGGTACCCCAACGAGCACTTGGGTAAAAGCAAGATCGAGGCCGTGAAGTCGCCCATGTACGCCACAACCGTTGGTCTGGTGCTGGCTGGTTACCGCTCCATTGACGACCGACTGGCCCAGCGACCCTACGACGAGCCCGAGCAGAATTACTACCGGGCTGCTCCGGAAACCCGGACTGCTTCGGTTGCTGCACCACAACCAGCCGCGCAGCCGCAGCCGCAAACCCAACCGGCTGCTCAGCCTGCGTCGGAGCAAGCCAAGAAGTCGTCGGGTGCCGGCGACTTCTTCCAGAAGATCATCAGCCGTACGAAAGGACTGCTCATTGATGACTTCGACGACAAGCAATACTAA
- the ftsZ gene encoding cell division protein FtsZ translates to MNFTFDIPAQSKSIIKVIGVGGGGSNAVNHMFSQGIKDVEFVICNTDKQALASSTVPNRLQIGADLTEGLGAGANPERGKQAAIESREQIRELLSNGTKMVFITAGMGGGTGTGAAPVIAKVAKELGILTVGIVTAPFMFEGKKKRQQAEQGIKELSDNCDTVLVILNDKLREIYGNLPIRSAFAKADNVLSTAAKSIAEIITVTADVNVDFEDVKTVMKDSGAAVMGSSITEGENRAKRSAEEALASPLLNNTDIHGAQKILLSIMSGDQAELEMDELTEITEYIQDKAGQNAEVIFGHGIDPTLGQSIRVTVIATGFARDAHNITNVVARDSENALPQPDPQINIFDKDRQDAPTVPTFGTPVPVAAEPQPVTRYDLETSAPVPVGYDASVVSAPSMPASEPVLSQQPAQPVTTHHSLPRPSLDARAEERRQRLQALSNGLSTDAIKDQLETPAYLRRQVKLENVVPSSEQNISRFNLSDDNELLGDNRFLHDNVD, encoded by the coding sequence ATGAATTTTACCTTCGATATTCCAGCGCAGTCTAAGTCCATCATCAAGGTGATTGGTGTGGGCGGCGGCGGCTCCAATGCCGTGAACCACATGTTCAGCCAAGGCATCAAGGACGTGGAGTTCGTTATCTGCAACACTGATAAGCAGGCTCTGGCTTCTTCTACGGTGCCTAACCGCTTGCAGATAGGTGCTGACCTGACGGAAGGTCTGGGAGCCGGTGCTAACCCTGAGCGCGGCAAACAGGCCGCCATTGAAAGCCGGGAGCAAATCCGGGAACTGCTGAGCAACGGCACCAAAATGGTGTTTATCACGGCCGGAATGGGCGGTGGTACTGGCACCGGAGCCGCCCCCGTCATTGCCAAAGTAGCCAAAGAGCTGGGCATCCTCACAGTGGGTATCGTGACAGCGCCTTTCATGTTTGAGGGTAAGAAGAAGCGTCAGCAGGCGGAGCAGGGCATCAAGGAATTGAGCGATAACTGCGACACAGTGCTGGTAATTCTCAACGATAAGCTGCGCGAGATTTACGGCAACCTACCCATTCGCTCGGCTTTTGCCAAGGCCGATAATGTGTTGAGCACCGCTGCTAAATCCATTGCCGAGATTATTACGGTGACGGCTGATGTGAACGTGGACTTTGAAGACGTGAAAACCGTCATGAAGGACTCGGGGGCAGCCGTAATGGGTAGCAGCATCACGGAGGGCGAAAACCGGGCGAAACGCTCAGCGGAAGAGGCCTTAGCTTCGCCGCTGCTCAACAACACCGACATTCACGGCGCGCAGAAAATTCTGCTTAGCATTATGTCGGGTGACCAGGCCGAGTTGGAAATGGACGAACTCACGGAAATTACGGAGTACATCCAGGACAAGGCCGGTCAGAACGCCGAAGTTATTTTTGGCCACGGTATTGACCCCACGCTGGGCCAGAGCATCCGGGTGACGGTTATTGCTACCGGCTTCGCCCGCGATGCGCACAACATCACCAATGTGGTAGCTCGAGACTCGGAAAATGCGTTGCCGCAGCCTGATCCGCAAATCAACATCTTTGACAAGGACCGGCAGGATGCGCCGACCGTACCCACGTTCGGGACGCCCGTACCGGTAGCAGCCGAGCCGCAGCCCGTTACCCGCTACGACCTGGAAACCTCCGCGCCGGTACCTGTCGGGTACGATGCTTCCGTGGTATCGGCTCCGTCTATGCCAGCCTCGGAGCCGGTGCTTTCACAGCAGCCAGCCCAACCGGTTACCACGCACCACTCCTTGCCCCGGCCGTCGCTGGATGCCCGCGCCGAAGAGCGGCGGCAGCGTTTGCAGGCTCTCAGCAATGGGCTGAGCACGGATGCCATCAAGGATCAGCTGGAGACTCCGGCGTATCTGCGGCGGCAGGTAAAACTGGAGAATGTGGTGCCTTCCTCCGAGCAGAACATCAGCCGCTTCAACCTATCGGATGATAACGAACTGTTGGGCGACAACCGTTTCCTGCACGATAACGTGGACTAG
- a CDS encoding acyltransferase family protein → MSASLLLTQSGAFSAPIRQRYLPAFTGVRAMAAYLVFLHHFNPFLGNAALVPFSALVSEFHIGVPVFFVLSGFLITLRYSTHDLTQPSQWLRYMRNRFARIYPIYFLLTLLTYLAFWKQGTFFLRDIVLSLSLTHSFFDGSKYAGIAQAWSLTVEECFYLTAPLAFWLLRRRVVLLWWQPFVLLAVGICLVLACAPHYSRFTGFFGSFGFMLLFTFPGRCFEFYAGMQLAFWYQQGRLRRYRIRGLLTATGLAVIVAVVCAMVVIKGGYTYGQEHPLGVALNNVVLPGGILLLFAGLLTEDTWVKRLLSTPLLQVLGKSSYVFYLIHMGVMHDWLANNFTANNLVLFILLNAVAVALHYGLEEPLNRWLRPRPVLPLPKFSAS, encoded by the coding sequence GTGTCTGCCTCCCTCCTGCTTACTCAGTCTGGTGCGTTTTCTGCGCCGATCCGGCAACGTTATCTGCCTGCCTTCACCGGAGTTCGGGCAATGGCGGCGTACCTGGTGTTTCTGCACCACTTCAATCCGTTTCTGGGTAATGCCGCGCTGGTGCCATTCAGCGCGCTGGTAAGCGAGTTTCACATTGGCGTACCCGTTTTTTTCGTGCTCAGCGGGTTTCTGATTACCCTCCGCTATTCCACCCACGACCTGACCCAGCCCAGCCAATGGCTACGATACATGCGCAACCGTTTTGCGCGCATTTACCCCATCTACTTTCTGCTCACTCTGCTTACGTACCTGGCTTTCTGGAAGCAGGGCACATTTTTTCTGCGTGACATTGTGTTGAGCCTTAGCCTCACACACTCCTTTTTTGACGGCTCCAAGTACGCCGGTATTGCCCAGGCCTGGTCGCTCACCGTGGAGGAATGCTTTTACCTGACGGCCCCGCTGGCCTTCTGGCTACTGCGCAGACGGGTAGTACTCCTGTGGTGGCAACCGTTTGTACTGCTGGCAGTAGGCATTTGCCTGGTACTTGCATGTGCGCCCCATTACAGCCGTTTTACGGGCTTTTTCGGTTCGTTCGGGTTTATGCTGCTGTTCACTTTTCCGGGCCGGTGTTTCGAGTTTTACGCGGGTATGCAGCTGGCTTTCTGGTACCAGCAGGGCCGGTTGCGGCGGTATCGTATCCGAGGGCTGCTTACCGCCACGGGCCTTGCGGTAATAGTAGCGGTAGTATGCGCTATGGTAGTCATTAAGGGCGGCTACACGTATGGCCAGGAACATCCCCTGGGGGTTGCGCTCAATAATGTAGTTCTGCCCGGCGGCATCCTGTTGCTCTTCGCGGGCTTACTGACGGAAGACACCTGGGTAAAGCGCTTGTTGTCAACGCCTTTATTGCAGGTACTTGGCAAAAGCTCCTATGTGTTTTACCTGATCCATATGGGCGTTATGCACGATTGGCTGGCCAATAACTTCACTGCCAACAACTTAGTATTGTTCATACTGCTCAACGCCGTAGCAGTGGCCCTCCATTACGGCCTGGAAGAGCCCCTGAACCGCTGGTTACGCCCCCGACCAGTACTACCTCTACCTAAATTCTCTGCCTCATGA
- a CDS encoding cytochrome-c peroxidase encodes MASLLVGCGNGNNGEEEVQNPYTTTPYALVLPAGLPQNVTVPTDNALTVEGVELGRKLFYEVRLSGNGTQSCGSCHQQSRAFTDGQVRALGAEGQRHGRNTMSLVNLLWEKTLTWDGAATSLEQQARTPIENPVEMHQLLADGVRKLQQTDLYPPLFQQAFGSSTITETNVLKALSQFERTLISANSRYDKYLRREGTLTPTERAGAALFNNHPGEVSGLFIRGGTCHHCHISENGLFSSPEFFNNGLDLTFSDPGRGGITRLPADRGKFKAPSLRNIAQTAPYMHDGRFQTLESVLDHYNEHVQVASSGIDPNVLLSNTPNGTKLDLTVQEKAQLLAFLKTLTDSTFLTDKRFSDPFRQ; translated from the coding sequence GTGGCCAGCTTGCTTGTCGGTTGCGGGAATGGAAATAATGGCGAAGAGGAAGTACAGAATCCATATACCACGACGCCCTACGCCTTGGTGTTGCCTGCCGGCCTGCCGCAAAACGTAACCGTCCCGACCGACAATGCCTTGACGGTGGAAGGTGTTGAGCTGGGGCGGAAGCTGTTTTACGAAGTGCGTCTTTCGGGCAATGGCACCCAATCGTGCGGCAGCTGCCACCAGCAGAGCCGCGCCTTCACCGATGGTCAGGTACGCGCTCTGGGCGCCGAAGGCCAACGCCACGGCCGCAACACGATGTCTTTGGTCAACCTACTCTGGGAGAAGACGCTTACCTGGGACGGGGCCGCCACCAGCCTGGAGCAGCAAGCCCGCACTCCCATTGAAAACCCGGTAGAAATGCATCAACTACTGGCCGATGGCGTGCGCAAGCTCCAGCAGACCGACCTGTATCCGCCGCTGTTTCAGCAGGCTTTCGGCAGCAGTACCATCACGGAAACCAACGTACTAAAAGCCTTATCCCAGTTCGAGCGGACGCTCATCTCAGCCAATTCGCGCTACGATAAATATCTGCGGCGGGAAGGCACCCTGACGCCCACTGAGCGGGCCGGCGCGGCCTTGTTCAATAATCATCCGGGCGAAGTGAGCGGGTTGTTCATTCGGGGCGGCACCTGCCACCACTGCCACATCAGTGAAAACGGCCTGTTCAGCTCGCCCGAATTCTTTAATAACGGCCTTGACTTGACCTTCTCCGACCCTGGTCGGGGTGGCATAACCCGTTTGCCTGCAGACCGAGGCAAGTTCAAAGCGCCCAGCTTGCGGAATATTGCTCAAACTGCTCCGTACATGCACGACGGCCGGTTCCAGACCCTGGAGTCCGTACTCGACCACTACAATGAGCATGTGCAAGTGGCCAGCTCCGGCATCGACCCTAACGTACTGCTTTCCAACACGCCAAACGGCACCAAGCTCGACCTCACCGTTCAGGAAAAGGCCCAACTCCTGGCCTTTCTAAAAACCCTCACCGATTCTACCTTCCTGACCGATAAGCGGTTTTCAGATCCGTTCAGGCAGTAG
- a CDS encoding chloride channel protein, translating to MKNRLNALLAEYRLLLGYLGRWLLLGAAVAVLAGTASAGFLVALDWVTSWREAHQWVIALLPVGGLLVGLLYYYLGQSVEAGNNLLLEAIHRPQAPVPLRMVPLVLLGTLLTHLFGGSAGREGTAVQMGGALADQLTHRLRLRPRDRPVLLIAGISAGFASVFGTPLAGAVFGLEVFFLGRLRYDTILPAFLAAAGADLVTRAWGVGHTHYPLLAAPALSISNLLLVAAAGIAFGLTGRLFAATTHAVGAFYKNRIAWPPLRPVVGGVVVALLVWALGTTDYIGLGVPTIVAALQGPVLPYAFALKLTLTALTLGAGFKGGEVTPLFFVGATLGNVLGLVVPLPLPLLAGMGFVAVFAGAANTPLACTLMAMELFGHECGVYAGLACVVSYLFSGHQGIYGAQVVGEPKHRRWLRQQGKRLREL from the coding sequence ATGAAAAACCGTCTGAATGCTCTATTGGCTGAATACCGGTTACTGCTGGGGTATCTGGGCCGCTGGCTGTTGCTGGGGGCCGCAGTAGCCGTGCTGGCAGGTACTGCATCGGCCGGCTTCCTGGTGGCCCTGGACTGGGTGACGAGCTGGCGGGAAGCGCATCAATGGGTTATTGCCCTATTGCCGGTAGGTGGTTTGCTGGTGGGGCTGTTGTACTATTACCTGGGACAGAGCGTGGAAGCAGGTAACAATCTGTTGCTGGAAGCAATACACCGGCCCCAAGCCCCAGTGCCTTTGCGGATGGTGCCCTTGGTGTTACTAGGAACCCTGCTTACTCACCTGTTTGGAGGATCAGCCGGGCGGGAGGGCACAGCCGTGCAAATGGGCGGTGCCCTGGCCGATCAACTCACCCACCGCCTGCGGCTCCGGCCCCGCGACCGGCCTGTTCTGCTGATTGCGGGTATTAGTGCGGGGTTTGCCTCGGTGTTTGGGACCCCACTGGCGGGAGCCGTATTTGGGCTGGAGGTATTCTTCCTGGGGCGGCTGCGCTACGATACCATTCTGCCCGCGTTTCTGGCCGCTGCCGGCGCCGATCTGGTTACGCGGGCCTGGGGAGTAGGCCATACGCACTACCCGTTGCTGGCGGCTCCGGCTTTATCCATAAGTAACCTGCTGCTGGTCGCCGCCGCTGGTATTGCGTTTGGGCTGACCGGCCGCCTGTTCGCGGCCACCACGCACGCGGTAGGTGCTTTCTACAAAAACCGGATAGCCTGGCCGCCGCTCCGGCCGGTAGTGGGGGGAGTAGTGGTAGCCCTGCTTGTGTGGGCACTGGGTACGACGGACTACATTGGATTAGGGGTGCCGACTATCGTAGCCGCGCTGCAAGGCCCCGTTCTGCCGTATGCTTTTGCGCTCAAACTGACCCTTACCGCCCTTACGCTGGGAGCAGGCTTCAAAGGGGGCGAGGTTACGCCGCTGTTCTTTGTGGGCGCTACCTTGGGCAACGTGCTGGGGCTGGTAGTACCGCTGCCATTGCCACTGCTGGCCGGAATGGGATTTGTGGCCGTGTTTGCTGGTGCCGCCAATACGCCGTTGGCCTGCACATTGATGGCAATGGAGCTATTCGGGCACGAATGCGGGGTGTATGCAGGGTTGGCATGCGTGGTCAGCTACCTCTTTTCCGGGCATCAGGGTATTTATGGGGCGCAGGTAGTAGGGGAGCCCAAACACCGCCGCTGGCTGCGGCAGCAGGGGAAGCGCCTGCGTGAGTTGTAG